In Candidatus Dependentiae bacterium, the sequence CAGTATTGCATTTTTTAAATACATTTCAGACGCTTCATAATCTCCCTTATTAAGGCACAAAGAACCTAAATTATTATGTGCCTCGGCATACTCTGGATTGAGCTTAACCGCTTCCTTCAGACAACTAATCGCACGGTCATTATCGCCTTTAACAGAAAAAACAACCGCCGCATTGCTCCATGGATCAGAATAAAATTTATCAAGAGTAATCGCCTTAAAAAAATACGGCGACGCTTCTTCGTATCTGCCCGACTCTGAAAGCGCAACTCCCAAATTATTATGCCCCCGAGCTTTGTTGGGAGCGCGTTCAACAATATTCAACCAAAAAGAGACCGTCGATTCCCACACCAAATTACGAGAATATGCTGAAAATCCAAGCCCAATCATACACAAAAAACTAAATGCCATAGTTTGCGATCTGCGCGTAAAAACATTTGCAGAAAAAAGTTCATACTCACAAGCCAACTCATATAATTTGATAATCACAATGGCCATCCCAACAAAAATGCCAATCGACGCTAAGTATGATTTGTAATCACAAATCAATTCAGGAGATGGCATGATTGTGGAACGAGGAGCAACGGCTATCAAAAACCATGCCAAAGAAAAAGTATACATCGACAACTTATCTTTTACCCATCGATAAATCGCAAATGCAATCAACATCAATAATGCACACAAGGGCAAAATACAATCGGCCGAAAAAAAACTTTTAACCAGCACCCAATCATACTCAACACTCAACTTAAATGGGGCAAAATAAATAGCCAAATAATGTAAAATTACTTTAAATTCAGAAATCAAAAACTTCCACGGGGTAATCATCTGTGAATACGATCCACTCAGAACATTTCCACGATTATTTGCAACTGAAGCCTTCATGCCAACAATCTGCATAAAAAAATCAGGATTAATATATTTCATCAACGTGATTAAGACGACCAACCCAAGAACCAGATGAAAAAACCAATTTTTAAAAACTTTTTTCACATCACCTTTTGCAAAGAAAAACAAATCAACTAAAACAGAAAGAAGCGGCAAAACAATAACGATTTCTTTTGTTCCGCATGACACAAAGGCAACAAAAAGAGCGCACACTTGAAAAAAGTATTTTTTCCAAACAGTTTCTAGTTCAAAACTTTTAACCATTAACCATAAAACAACCAACACAAAAAGTGTCGCCATGCCTTCTAGTCGAGCTTGAATCACATATGAAACCGTTTGTGTTTGCACCGGATGCAATAAAAACAATCCCGTTGTTAACGCTGCTATCGCATCTGCATATTTTTTTAAAAATGATTTTTCAGACAATCGGCTAAACAACCGCCTAAATAAGACAAATACCATCAATCCTGTTGCGATATGCAAAAACACATTCACTAAGCGGTAATAAAAAGGATCAAAACCACCTCCACCATACCTGAAATACTCACCCATTTTATAATTCAAGCGATTCAAAACTTCCCCGACCCATCGTGAATACTTAAACAAATGATCGCCTAAATCAAAGAAACGAATTTCAAATTTTTTACTGATGTTTGCAAGGTCATCAAACTGAAATGGGTAGGAAAGCGAAGGATAATAAAACAAAAAAGTAAGCACCGAAAGAACTACCGGTGGAACAACACTCCAATACCACAATAAAGGGGTACCATTTTCTACAACTTTTTTTTGAGCCTGGTTGACTGAATTGTGTAAATCACTTTTTTTCATCTGCTGTTTACCGATATTCATTCTCGATCTCCATGCATCACGCAGTGTAAAACCCAACATTCAAAATTAATTGTTGGATGCCAATCGCGCATAATGTAATAAAAAATCACAAGAAGTAAACGATTACGCACTAATTGACCCTCTTTTAAAAGTCTTTTATGCTCAACGTATTCTTTTTAGCAATTATTAATGGTGTTTTATGAATCAAATTATTACCTTAATTGCGCTTATATTTCTTATTTCGTTTCCACACTATTTGCTTCTCTTCTCATTCAGCAATATGGTGAGCGCACTTATCGCAAAATTTTTTGGGGACAAAGAACCTGAACGCGAAGGTTTTTTAAGCTTTAATATTGATAATCATGTCAACATTGAAAACCTTGCTCTTTTTATTCTCATGATGTCTCTTGCAAGTAGCTTGCTCTACGGAGATGGCACTAATTCACTTGCGCGTTTTATGGTAATATTATTAAGCTCTTCGGCCGTATTTGAACCAAGAATAAACCCAGAAAACTATAAGAATAATTTTCATGCTGCACTTGCTATTTTAGGAAAACCACTTGGTCGTTTTTTCTATTCATTGATTTTGTTGATTATCATGCAGACTATTCCAATAAATATTGCCCTTGTTTCAACTTCTGGTACTTGGCAAAGCCTTATTTGGCTTTTTTTAGATCAAGGAGTTAATCTCAGCCTATATTTTGCGCTCGTAGAACTTCTCCCGTTTCCTCTTTTTGCTTCTGGAAAAATCATCGAAATGCTTATGACAGAAGAACAAAAAAAATCATTCGATTGGTTCTTTGAATATGGCAACATGGTATTTATGGCATTAATTATTCTTCCTGGTATTAGTTCTTTATATTTTATGTGGATGCACAAAAAAGCATTTATTATAAAACATCTTTTAAACAGTTTCATCATCGGAACCAGTAAAACAATCTCTCTTCTTTTTTCTTAATTTTGGCGAATAACTATGGAAAACAAAAAAATTTCTCCCCTTGAACAAGTAAAGCTTCTTTCAATCGGCGTCGATCGATTAGTTGACGCAGATTTATTATTAAAAAAATTACAAGAAAACCGTCCACTCAGAATTAAATTGGGATGCGATCCAACCGCTCCCGATCTTCACCTTGGCCACACAGTTGTTCTTTCCAAGCTTCGTCAATTTCAGGATCTTGGACATGAAGTAATTTTTTTGATTGGTGATTACACAACAAAAATCGGCGATCCTACCGGAAGGTCAAAAACTCGTCCTCAAATTTCAGACGAAGAAATTCGCTCAAACGCGACAACATACCTTGCTCAAGTTGCTCGCGTCTTGGATCCCAAAAAAACAACCGTCGTGTATAATTCTGAATGGCTATCAAAACTCACGTTTGCAGATGTCATTTCATTGTGTGGCAAAGTTACAGTTGCTCGCATGATTGAACGAGAAGATTTTAGAAAACGACTAGATGAACAACAACCAATCAGCATGCATGAATTACTCTACCCGCTCATGCAAGGATACGATTCAGTTGCACTTAATGCAGACGTTGAACTTGGCGGTACCGACCAAACATTTAACCTGCTTATGGGGCGACACCTCCAAAGTCACTACGGACAAGAAAGCCAAGTCATCATCACTCTTCCCCTCCTTGAAGGTCTTGATGGCGTACAAAAAATGTCAAAATCCTACGGGAATTATGTCGGATTATTCGAAACAGCAGAAAACGCTTTTGGCAAATTAATGTCGATTTCAGATGAATTGATGTTTAAGTACGCACAGCTCCTTTTACACACATCAAGCGAGATCCAAGAAAACCAAAAAGAATCAATTAAAAACGGATCATTGCACCCTATGAGGCTGAAAAAACAAATTGCCCATGACATCGTTGCGCGATTTTGGGGAGCATCAGAGGCTCAAAACGCGTTAAAGCAATTTGAAGAGCTTTTCCAGTCCAAAGATTATTCAAATGCGGAAGAAGTAGCTCTCTTAAAATCTAGTGAATATTGGATTGTCGATCTACTCAAAGAAATTGGGGCCATAAATTCATCATCAGATGCAAAACGAATGATAGAACAAGGTGCTGTAACGATTGATGGCGATGTTATTTCTGATTTTAAAGCAATTATCAACCCCACGTCTGGTATGATTATCAAAGTCGGTAAAAAGAAAATTATTAAAATAAAGTAGATGAGTTCTTTATGCGTATTTTAAATGTTTTAATTTTATTGTTATTTGCAGCAAACTGCTCGCTCGTGAAATGTATGGAGACTAAAGGCCCAACTCCGCCTTCTCGCAGGGCTGCTATCGCAGGAATCATAGCAGGTGCAGGCGCAAGCGCTGATACCGTTGCAACAACACCAGAAGTTACTGACAAAACTCCTACGATAATTACTTCATTCGGTGATATTTTTGCTAAAAAACTTTCATCGTGCGTGGTTCAACTGGGAGCTGCACTTTTTGAAGTTTCAGCACGAAACAAAGAGGATTGTCCGTATCCAGTCTCTCTTGCTTCATACGATTTTTACAGTTCATCTTTTTATGTACATGTAATTTGCAAAAATTATACAGAACTAACCCGTGACGAACAAAGACAATCATTACCTGTGCATAAAAATAGCGATGGTACATATTTTGTATTCGCAACTTTTACTATAAATGAATACGGGACTCTACTCGCAATAACACCCGATAAAATAGTTGTAAATCCTCAAAATCCAACCGGTCGACCTGATATTTATACTCACTCGAGAATCCCTACCGCCGAAGAGATTTGGGAAGAAATAAAAAGCACTGGTGCTTCATACACTATTCTGACTCATGCGTATTGGTCCCAACCAGAATCTGACATGCGTTATCATCGGCTTTGGTAAATGTTTTCAGCCTGGATATTAAAAATTCATATTTTCGTACTTTTTTGCTGTTTTTAGAGAAAACCAAAGGCATTTGATCGTCTTTGGTTTTTCCCGCTACTCTATGATTTATACAAACAAAACACGAATAAAGCTGACTTAAACATGAATATTTTTCCTAAGAACACTTATTTTTATTATTTTTTTATAGGAATGCTCAGCATTGCCACGCCTGTCTTTGGCGCTCCGGCAACAACCGCAACCGTTAGTGCATACAGCTTTGAAGTTAAGGTTCAAAAAACAACCAAGCTTCCTGTACCAAATAGCAAAATTTGGTTTGATGCAGACTTATTTTTATCTGATTTTGCAAAAACACAATCGTACGTTACTGTTCGTAGATTGGAAAACAATGAACTACAAAATTATTTAACTCACCTGCAAGAAACAGCCCGCGATTTGTTAAAAGTTAAAAACAACAGAAAAACAATCATTGACCAGACGGGAATCATCTTTTCTGGAGAAGAATCTTCTGCGGTGATAAAAACCATCCTAAGAAAATCAGATTCTCAACTACACGTTGCCATTACTGCGTACGTTCACACCGCAACTGATGCAGAAATAATCAAAGCAATTTGCAACTTATGTAACGCGCTATTTCCGCAGTTAACATTTAT encodes:
- a CDS encoding tyrosine--tRNA ligase; translated protein: MENKKISPLEQVKLLSIGVDRLVDADLLLKKLQENRPLRIKLGCDPTAPDLHLGHTVVLSKLRQFQDLGHEVIFLIGDYTTKIGDPTGRSKTRPQISDEEIRSNATTYLAQVARVLDPKKTTVVYNSEWLSKLTFADVISLCGKVTVARMIEREDFRKRLDEQQPISMHELLYPLMQGYDSVALNADVELGGTDQTFNLLMGRHLQSHYGQESQVIITLPLLEGLDGVQKMSKSYGNYVGLFETAENAFGKLMSISDELMFKYAQLLLHTSSEIQENQKESIKNGSLHPMRLKKQIAHDIVARFWGASEAQNALKQFEELFQSKDYSNAEEVALLKSSEYWIVDLLKEIGAINSSSDAKRMIEQGAVTIDGDVISDFKAIINPTSGMIIKVGKKKIIKIK
- a CDS encoding tetratricopeptide repeat protein, translated to MLGFTLRDAWRSRMNIGKQQMKKSDLHNSVNQAQKKVVENGTPLLWYWSVVPPVVLSVLTFLFYYPSLSYPFQFDDLANISKKFEIRFFDLGDHLFKYSRWVGEVLNRLNYKMGEYFRYGGGGFDPFYYRLVNVFLHIATGLMVFVLFRRLFSRLSEKSFLKKYADAIAALTTGLFLLHPVQTQTVSYVIQARLEGMATLFVLVVLWLMVKSFELETVWKKYFFQVCALFVAFVSCGTKEIVIVLPLLSVLVDLFFFAKGDVKKVFKNWFFHLVLGLVVLITLMKYINPDFFMQIVGMKASVANNRGNVLSGSYSQMITPWKFLISEFKVILHYLAIYFAPFKLSVEYDWVLVKSFFSADCILPLCALLMLIAFAIYRWVKDKLSMYTFSLAWFLIAVAPRSTIMPSPELICDYKSYLASIGIFVGMAIVIIKLYELACEYELFSANVFTRRSQTMAFSFLCMIGLGFSAYSRNLVWESTVSFWLNIVERAPNKARGHNNLGVALSESGRYEEASPYFFKAITLDKFYSDPWSNAAVVFSVKGDNDRAISCLKEAVKLNPEYAEAHNNLGSLCLNKGDYEASEMYLKNAIL